The DNA segment ACTTTGGAACTCGCCAGTAAAGTAACAACAAACGGGTCATCATTTGATGTAAGTAAAATACACAATCCAAATATAGGTATTACATAAGAACGCTTTTCAGCTGtacatacattattataatacaGTTGCACAACATTATTTACTCAGCAATAAtgtcaaaatagaaaaattattcGTCGTTTTTTTGTTCAAGGTGACTACGACACACTTGTAAACTCATTATACCACGCGAGGGGAGGCGAAATGCGAGTACAGAGGTTTAAAAACATCGACAGATACACGGAAGTGTTCACCACTGCGTTCTCAGAAATGGGCCTTCGTACCGTCGACATAAACACCAATGCCGCAGAAGCTATTGTCAATCACCAATTTGCCATGGCCAATAACACAAGACTCAGCACTAACAGTGCATTCCTCAAGCCAGTTAAGCATAGAAAAAACTTAACAATCATGACCGGAGCGACGGTCACTAAAATCATGATTGACAAGCAAGAAAAAACAGTCGACGGTGTAATGTACGAATTCGAGAAAGGTAAAGAGAAGCCTGCTTATGCAAAACGTGAAACAATTCTCACTACTGGAGCCATCAACAACGTTAAGCTTTTACACTTGTCTGGCATTGGACCAAAAGCAGAATTGAAAAAACATAACATAACGACTATTGTTGATCTTCCCGTCGGTTTAAATTATCAAGACCAAGTCAGTACTGGTGGTCTGTCGTTTACCATAAATGATATCGCGCCAGTCAGTGAAAGTCAAGTTATCAATGATTTTAAGACGTGGTTTCAAAATCGTAACGGCCCTTTAGCTTCCAGAGGTGTCGGTCAGGTCTCAGCCTTTTTACAACTATATGAAAGTGTCAATGCCCCTGACGTGGAATTATCTTTGGAAGGAAACTTCATCAGAAGTGATAAATTTATGCTGACAAACATAAGTGTGCACGCAGCGGAAGAAACGAACCTTCCTTTGCCCTATTACAATTTAGTAAATATATACCCAATATTACTAAGACCGAAGAGCAAAGGCAAAGTGATGCTGAACAAACGAAATCCGAATTATGGTAGACCGATAATACAAGCAAATCTTCTGAAGGAAACGGAAGATTTAGATACTTTAGTTGATAGCATAGACATAGCGTTACAGTTGTTACAGACTAAGGAAATGAAAAGAGCTGAAATAAAATTAGCACCGCTCGACGTGTTTCCGTGTGACAGGCTAGCTAATAGAGATCAGTGGAACTGTATCACGAGACATTATACTAAAGCTGTAGGTAACCCTATAGGGACATGCCGAATGGGAGAAAATGCTACGGATTCTGTGGTAGATTTCAACCTAAGAGTTCATGGTGTAGAGCGACTGAGGATAGTAGATGCTTCAGTGATGCCCACGCATGTACGAGGAGGAATCTTTGCACCAACAATGATGATTGCCGAGAAAGCCTCCAAAATGATACTTAAAGACTGGAAGGAAAGCAATGGTTTATACAATGATAGGTgacgataattattataaataaaatatctaagtcAGTACCATGTTGTTTTTATTATATCACTAGCTTTTTCTGCAATCATGATGACGGGTGCAGCAGTAGACCCTCTTGTTAATTTTGGCATGATTGATGCGTCGGCCACTCGAAGATTTGTAGATCCATACACCTTCAAGGTATTATCCACAACCGATTCCGGATCTTTAGGTGGACCCATTTTGCAAGTTCCGGCATAGTTATGTAAAGGGGTAGAAAAATGCCTGATGATGCAAGACCAAAATTCCTCGGAAACTCTTTCGTGGTTTTTGCAGTCGTTATTCAGTATAGGTCGCgggtcaaattcaaattcagcaGTCTTGAAAACTTCCGTATCAAACAATTTCACTACTTCTTGTATACCCTCCAACAGTTTCTTCTCATCTGAGGGATCTTTCAGAAAGTTTGGGTAGATGAGTGGTTTTCCAAAAATAGGGTCAGTTGCGTTCAGTACTACTTGACCTCGGCTTTTAGGAGTTAGTAGAGATAAACACATGTCAATCTTATCATAGTACATGTTGGAATTGTGTCCTTTAAATCTTACTTCTATGTCTGGCGTGCCTAGAATTTCCGATAGGTTAGTTTCAATGAAAGCAACAACTTGAAAGTTGGCGGATAAAGGACCGATTCCTTTAGAGTAATAAGTTGTAATATCTTTTAGTTTTTCTGGAAACTTGCACATCGTTGATGTTTTTGCTAGCTTTATCACTGGCAAGCACACAGATAAGTGGTCTTGGAAGTTTGCTCCGATTGGCAAATCATACACGGCCTTGATATTTAAATATTCTAAGTATTCCTTAGGACCTATTCCCGACTGCATTAGCAACTTGGGCGAGTTAATTGCGCCTGCCGTTAAAATAACTTCTTTAGACGCTCTTATGGTAACTTTTGTTCCATTTTTAATATAAACTACTCCTAATGCTTTAATAGCTTCTCTATGTTCTTCAAAAATAATCTTAGTAACTAAAGCTTCTGTTATTATAACTAAATTAGACCTTAACTTTCTTATTGGCTCAAGGAATGCTGTGTACGCGCTGACTCGCTCGCCAAAATATGACATTGTTTGTATTCTCATGAAACCAAGCTGGTTTCTTCCATTTACATCAGTGTAATTGTAACCTAATTCGTTAAAAGCGCTTAAAAGTACATCAACATTGTCGTCAACATAAGGATATCTCCCGACGTCTAAAGGTCCTTGCGTTGAGTGAAAgaatttgtttttgtaaatgtCCTTGTCATAATTTCCTTCAGAATATTTGAAGTAGGGCAGCACGGAAGCGAAGCTCCATCCGTCGTTGCCATTGAGAGCCCACTCATCGTAGTCAGCTGGGCTTCCTCTCATGTACGCCATGTCATTGATAGTCGACGTCCCCCCGAGGACCCTGCCCTGTACTACTTCACATCCTTTTTCCAGACGATTCTGGCAGaatctgaaaaataaaactGCACAGTAAATGACAAATACTGCCGATTGCGTGGCGCCGACGGCTGGTACACTCACCCCTTCTTAGGCCGCATTCCGTACTGCCAGTCGAGGGATGAGTCCTTGAACTCGCTGGTGAGACTTGGGATGAGCGCGATCTTCGGCTCCTCAGGGCCGGCTTCTATCAGCAAAACCTGAAAAGATGTGCGTAGAATAACTGATTAGTTCCACGTATCTATCTACACTGCTATTATGCATGCCacattcatattattatgcaaTACGAGTATTTAGCGTGACTGTAATTTTCAATTAACTAAACATTAGAAAACTATTCCCATAATTCGGAAGGGACTTGCTATAAAAAAAACTGGTGACTAATACTTTGGAAGATATCCAACACTTTACATTGTGTACATTCTTACGTTCATCGGAATTTATTGTACTAGTATAATTAGAACAATTGAGCCGTCTGCTCTAGTAGTTAGTAGTCCTAACtttaactataatttatgtaaatgaaCCTAAAGTAAGTAGAGCTTGTAGATAGATAAACATTAATTACGTACATCCTTCACAATTATTTACTCATTTCGtttcacacaataattattttGGTAGTGTCAAGAAATATTGTTGGTACGCTTATCAGTTTACCACGGCGACAGAAGAATTAAGAATTCAATCTGATTGTTCTATGCCTTATTGCTTATGGCaggtaaatttaaatttaataataatgaactTTGTACCTTCCATTTCCTATTCTCCGACAGTCTGCTGGCGACCACGCAGCCCGCCGTCCCTCCACCCACCACGATGAAGTCATATTCCACAGCAGTGTCATTGTCGCCGTCTTGAACCCGCGCCTCCTCCCTCTGCGCCTTGTCGAAGTACGCGAACGGCCGGTACTTCGGGATGACATACTCCTCGCTGCCTATATTTGGCGTATCCTTATCCGCAGAACTTAACAACTTGTCCTTATTCTGCCCAAAGTAGTCCGGCTCAGGACCAATGTGACCATACAATGTATGGACCAGGGATATGAGCAGTATCGCCGTGGGAGCGCACTCGATTCGGCCGTCACATATCTTGCACAGATCATCAGTTACATTGGCTGATGTCATTGCATCTTTTGAAGCTTCTTCATCCGCGTCGTTGATAGCATTCAATCCATCGACTtgaattaaattttctttttcagtcGAATGACCTTCACTTTTTATGGATTAACGTCTGTTTTTACTTTCTTTGCTAAACAAGGAATAAGATTTTCCTGtagttgatttgatttgattataattattgtagATAAATGTTTACACCTGCTCGGAATGTCAACCTGCCGGTCCGCCGTGTCACactgcggcgcgcgcgcaccgcgATCGCCGCAGAAGAATTTATTGTTTACAGTGATTGTTTTTGTTTACAATGCCACATTGTTTGCGTTTCCAGGAGTTACTTTTTATAGCGGGAACGGAATACTGGGTATTTAGACGTGGGTATTACCGTTTTACAGTCGGTGATAAAATTGTAACAATCAGTAATTGAATAGCGAAGGAAATGATTACTTTGTAGATTGCCTACTTATGCCAGCTACAGTTGATAAGCGACAACGATAAATGGCTGGGtaatgtataaaataatgaacaaataaattattcatactACTTACCTTGGCACCAAAACCTATTACAATCCAATTTTATTACAATCCAGTGTAGCAAAACAAAGTTACTATAATTTTCCCCGACTAGTATTCGAACCCGTAACTGCAGAGCGTtgtagcacagaatacataatgtTGTACAGCACACCGTGGCTTTATTTACTTTGGCAATTTTTTAAATGAGTTATATTATGGTAAATTCTCCCGAAACTTAATGAATTTTCTTAGCAATCCACTCCACTAAGCATTAAAATTTACGTAGGGTATACTCAAATTACTAAGGTCATGTTAGAGAAGATTGCTAAAAGCTATTGGCAATTGGTATTGGAAATTGGTAATGTAACCTTGATAGTATAGACTTGATAGATATTTAGTCAGACACGCCCAGTGTTCATTGATTTGGTTGTTCATTGGAATTGATGGATATCAGTTCCATCCTCAAGTACAAACGACAGTTTACCAAGTTAACACTATAGTATTTTATGTAGCagtaataggtgttattttactACAAAAGGTTCAGTTTATATGCTGTCGCCTGTACACAGTGTCCGTCCTTCGACCCGTGGAGTGTCAACGTGTCATCCATCATACAAGACACCACATTTTGTGTATTGAGGGTAGGTTAATATTGACGACCCGATAAACAATCAATTGACAAACTCACAGGATAAACAGTATTTaagtaatgacttattttttgataattaattaattacttactcgTACTTTTTTATACGTCATCTATAATTAATAGTCTATCAGACTGTATAAACAACTATACATATTTAGAATGCATGCcttagtaaaataattatttgtttttattttcttatcttCGCTGGTAAACACTGCTAATGCTGTATTTTCCGAAGCCTATAATCCGGgtattttcaaggcgagagtgaaatgtaaataggcacttacagggcagatatgtactatcctagactgcatcccacttaacatcaggtgcgattgtggtcataaatgccttgttatgcataaaaaaaacgtgTCAATAGTCACAGAATATTATGTCACAGGATAAAATCTTGTCTAGTTTTTCATTCATTGAGATAAAACAGAAGACTTCTACTATCGTGTGGGTTCCAACAACTGAGCTGAGGTCACATTAGTATTGGACATTATAACCTGACGTGGTAACTCAATCGGACCTCAACACAACATTACGAGCTGACGTGACATCCGAAGCACGCGATCATAATCAGAATCCAGAATATTAATATTGATACAAGAATGCAAAATCACATTGTGTATGAATGAACACACAATGTGATTTTGTAGTAGCTACCTacggaatcgaacccagaacctCTGAGCTGAGAGAGACCAACTACGAATACCGAACCAATGAGGCTTTATTTTATGTGCCGCTGTCCATAAGCGCTTATGTagcttatcataaaatgttgaaataagaccatcaaataatatttttacattttaatggaAATTAAGTAAACATTTTCTTTGCTAGCTTAAAGCTACAATAAAATGTCACGACCATGGTcagtattaattattaaactCATGGTCAAACCGTGAAGAATGAGTAATGATGCTCCTGATCAAAATCGTACAGCAACAAGTGTCACGTAAATATTTATTGTGTGCTTAATATTGTTAGGAGTTACGTAAACTAAAACTGTTCCGTGCGAGAGTCATTTGTTTGTGACACGACATAACGAGGTAGGTGTGCTCAATGTGTTCATCAAAATAACCAATGTTGCTTTTGAAGGGCATTAATAAGCAGGgtaaaattatctttaaaattaacataaataagCCGTCTACATTAACTTAGTACCGAGATACGCAGAACAGATTAAACTACACAACTTGTTTTAgaaaagctttgcatgtggttttAATTCTTAATTACTTATGAAAAAACAAACATTACAAGCCGGTTATATTCCAGCCTTCTAGCTACATTCTTTCAAGATAAAATGCAGTTTTACATTAGGATTTAAGTATGTAAGTTCTGGTGACGCCTATTTATGATCTCAAGGCAATATCACTTGCAAGCGATTGCCTTGAGTATTTTAGAAGTAACTAATAATTCCTAGCTACCGTAAAGGAGTGGTTTTAACAATATACACGAAAACGCCAGAATAGAAACTTCATGATGGAATTAGTCTAAGGGAATTTCCCATCCATTAGTTGATTGTGCGCGTTTAATATAACCAAAAGTGGGACGTTAACATGGCTAGCTATAAGTaggtcaatttttattttaccttaTATTCATGATTCAGAAAGGTCCTACGAGCTTGTGAAGTATTATCAGACAGTATTATGATGAAATCTGTttcaaaaatcttaattatGTACTCTATCGTGTATCGTGTTAATCACCGTAACGTGGTTATGTAAAAAATTCTCTAGACAAAACTATCCTAAGACCATTAAGAAAATTACATTAATGTACAGtgtgacaaaattaaattgttatatAAAGGTATAACCTATTCACCAGGAGCGTTCACGTGTAACCAAAATGTTCTTTCTTATGAATCTCCTACAAACTGAGTCGTACACTTTTCATTAGATCCACCTGACTTCCCCAGTGAATGAGTGCATTTACGTCGTTCAT comes from the Ostrinia nubilalis chromosome 17, ilOstNubi1.1, whole genome shotgun sequence genome and includes:
- the LOC135079780 gene encoding glucose dehydrogenase [FAD, quinone]-like, with product MTSANVTDDLCKICDGRIECAPTAILLISLVHTLYGHIGPEPDYFGQNKDKLLSSADKDTPNIGSEEYVIPKYRPFAYFDKAQREEARVQDGDNDTAVEYDFIVVGGGTAGCVVASRLSENRKWKVLLIEAGPEEPKIALIPSLTSEFKDSSLDWQYGMRPKKGFCQNRLEKGCEVVQGRVLGGTSTINDMAYMRGSPADYDEWALNGNDGWSFASVLPYFKYSEGNYDKDIYKNKFFHSTQGPLDVGRYPYVDDNVDVLLSAFNELGYNYTDVNGRNQLGFMRIQTMSYFGERVSAYTAFLEPIRKLRSNLVIITEALVTKIIFEEHREAIKALGVVYIKNGTKVTIRASKEVILTAGAINSPKLLMQSGIGPKEYLEYLNIKAVYDLPIGANFQDHLSVCLPVIKLAKTSTMCKFPEKLKDITTYYSKGIGPLSANFQVVAFIETNLSEILGTPDIEVRFKGHNSNMYYDKIDMCLSLLTPKSRGQVVLNATDPIFGKPLIYPNFLKDPSDEKKLLEGIQEVVKLFDTEVFKTAEFEFDPRPILNNDCKNHERVSEEFWSCIIRHFSTPLHNYAGTCKMGPPKDPESVVDNTLKVYGSTNLRVADASIMPKLTRGSTAAPVIMIAEKASDIIKTTWY
- the LOC135079781 gene encoding glucose dehydrogenase [FAD, quinone]-like, with the protein product MDLISRSLLLLLLASGSRADLFSKATRTKADERDLRNSVFDFIIVGGGTAGCVLANRLSAAHDWKVLLIEAGDEENVDYDIPGVPTKDYRPILWNYRTEKNGFSCLSRPGGSCEVRTGKVLGGSSVTNDMKYTRGHKVDYDGWHSAGALGSLDWKFGNLIDYFKASEDNGDYDTLVNSLYHARGGEMRVQRFKNIDRYTEVFTTAFSEMGLRTVDINTNAAEAIVNHQFAMANNTRLSTNSAFLKPVKHRKNLTIMTGATVTKIMIDKQEKTVDGVMYEFEKGKEKPAYAKRETILTTGAINNVKLLHLSGIGPKAELKKHNITTIVDLPVGLNYQDQVSTGGLSFTINDIAPVSESQVINDFKTWFQNRNGPLASRGVGQVSAFLQLYESVNAPDVELSLEGNFIRSDKFMLTNISVHAAEETNLPLPYYNLVNIYPILLRPKSKGKVMLNKRNPNYGRPIIQANLLKETEDLDTLVDSIDIALQLLQTKEMKRAEIKLAPLDVFPCDRLANRDQWNCITRHYTKAVGNPIGTCRMGENATDSVVDFNLRVHGVERLRIVDASVMPTHVRGGIFAPTMMIAEKASKMILKDWKESNGLYNDR